From Bacillales bacterium, one genomic window encodes:
- a CDS encoding long-chain fatty acid--CoA ligase, whose translation MMNVPLTVNSLLERAETYFSKKTVVSRTSTGIKRLSYREIGSRTRALASALEKLGVQRGDRVGTLAWNDHRHLEAYFAAPCMGAVVHTINVRLPEEHLTYIINHAEDRVLLIDESFVPMVEKVRDQLKTVKAFVILSDEKEPPETTLSPAYAYEQLVADGDANFAFVSDLDENEPCGMCYTSATTGKPKGVEYTHRSTVLHCFASALADTLALSESDVCMPVVPMFHVNAWGIPYTTTMLGTTLVLPGPGVTPQILAELIQSEKVTFTAGVPTVWLGLMKVLESGNYKTDSLRAVVCGGSAAPKSLIRAYEEKYGIPFIHAYGMTETSPIASVARLKTYQQDLPDEDKIQIRATQGMIVPGLEVRVVDDNGEVAHDGKAMGELLLRGPWIADEYFKDERSEEAFSDGWLHTGDIVTIDEEGNLTIVDRTKDLVKSGGEWISSVALENALMAHEAVFEAAVVAVPHPKWQERPLAAVVLKEDGQVSAESLLEHLREQFPKWWVPDDVVFVKEIPKTSVGKFLKRQLRETFKDYLK comes from the coding sequence ATGATGAACGTCCCACTGACGGTGAATTCGCTTTTGGAACGGGCGGAAACGTATTTTTCGAAAAAAACGGTTGTTTCCCGCACGTCGACAGGCATTAAACGATTGTCCTATCGAGAAATTGGGAGTAGAACGAGGGCGCTTGCGAGTGCTCTGGAAAAACTCGGCGTTCAGCGCGGCGACCGTGTCGGCACGCTGGCGTGGAATGACCATCGGCATTTGGAGGCTTATTTTGCGGCACCGTGCATGGGGGCGGTCGTGCACACGATCAACGTCCGTCTCCCGGAGGAACATTTGACCTACATCATCAATCATGCTGAAGATCGCGTGTTGTTGATCGATGAATCTTTCGTGCCGATGGTCGAAAAGGTGCGTGATCAGCTCAAGACCGTGAAAGCTTTTGTCATTTTATCGGATGAAAAAGAACCGCCCGAAACGACGCTTTCGCCGGCTTATGCGTATGAGCAGCTTGTCGCGGACGGAGATGCAAACTTTGCCTTCGTTAGTGATCTCGACGAAAACGAGCCGTGCGGCATGTGCTATACTTCTGCGACAACTGGAAAGCCGAAAGGGGTTGAGTACACACACCGCAGCACCGTATTGCATTGTTTTGCTTCCGCGCTTGCCGATACGCTCGCGCTTTCCGAATCGGACGTGTGCATGCCGGTCGTTCCGATGTTCCATGTGAACGCCTGGGGTATTCCGTATACGACGACGATGCTCGGAACGACGCTCGTGTTGCCGGGACCTGGAGTGACGCCGCAAATTTTGGCGGAACTCATCCAATCTGAAAAAGTAACATTTACCGCCGGCGTTCCGACGGTTTGGCTCGGGTTGATGAAGGTGTTGGAGAGTGGCAATTATAAGACGGATAGTTTGCGAGCCGTTGTCTGTGGCGGATCGGCGGCGCCGAAAAGCTTAATCCGCGCCTATGAAGAGAAGTACGGGATTCCGTTCATTCACGCTTACGGCATGACGGAAACGTCGCCGATCGCTTCCGTGGCGCGCCTGAAAACGTATCAGCAAGATTTGCCCGACGAAGACAAGATTCAAATTCGGGCGACGCAAGGCATGATCGTGCCCGGGTTGGAGGTGCGTGTCGTCGATGACAACGGGGAGGTTGCCCATGACGGGAAAGCGATGGGTGAGCTGCTGTTGCGCGGTCCGTGGATCGCTGATGAATATTTCAAGGACGAAAGAAGCGAGGAAGCGTTCAGCGACGGTTGGCTTCACACGGGAGACATCGTCACGATTGACGAAGAAGGCAATTTAACGATCGTTGACCGGACGAAGGATCTCGTGAAGAGTGGCGGCGAGTGGATTTCTTCGGTCGCCTTGGAAAATGCGCTCATGGCGCATGAAGCCGTCTTCGAAGCGGCGGTCGTCGCCGTTCCGCATCCGAAATGGCAAGAACGGCCGCTTGCGGCCGTCGTGTTGAAAGAAGATGGTCAAGTATCGGCCGAAAGTTTGCTCGAACATTTGCGGGAGCAGTTTCCGAAATGGTGGGTGCCGGATGACGTCGTTTTTGTAAAAGAAATCCCGAAAACATCGGTCGGCAAGTTTTTGAAACGGCAACTGCGCGAGACATTCAAAGATTACTTGAAATAA